Proteins from one Impatiens glandulifera chromosome 2, dImpGla2.1, whole genome shotgun sequence genomic window:
- the LOC124926269 gene encoding phospho-2-dehydro-3-deoxyheptonate aldolase 1, chloroplastic-like: MAATTSLISSKSLIQSHYISPSSLQSKQSSLIAAPIRSIRSIQPIFALHSPDPSKNPIISEKPTKPTSTTAASAVSSTTVPAPTKTDAVTGKWIVDSWRSKNALQQPEYPNLEELESVLKTIEAFPPIVFSGEARNLEEKLADAAMGNAFLLQGGDCAESFKEFHANNIRDTFRILLQMGAVLTFGGQMPVIKVGRMAGQFAKPRSDAFEEKDGVKLPSYRGDNINGDTFDEKSRIPDPQRMIRAYCQSAATLNLLRAFATGGYAAMQRVTQWNLDFTEHSEQGDRYRELANRVDEALGFMAAAGLTMDHPVMRTTDFWTSHECLLLPYEQALTRLDSTSGLYYDCSAHFIWVGERTRQLDGAHVEFLRGVANPLGIKVSDKMNPTDLVKLIEILNPGNKAGRITVIARMGAENMRVKLPHLIRAVRRAGLIVTWVSDPMHGNTIKAPCGLKTRPFDSIRAEVKAFFDVHDQEGSHPGGVHLEMTGQNVTECIGGSRTVTFDDLSSRYHTHCDPRLNASQSLELAFIIAERLGKRRLAFKNQPAN, from the exons ATGGCGGCTACAACCAGTCTCATTTCTTCCAAATCCTTGATTCAATCTCATTACATCTCCCCATCTTCTCTACAATCAAAACAATCTTCTCTCATCGCCGCACCCATCAGATCCATCAGATCCATTCAACCCATTTTCGCCCTTCATTCTCCAGACCCTTCTAAAAATCCCATCATTTCCGAGAAACCGACTAAACCCACATCGACGACCGCGGCATCAGCTGTTTCGTCCACTACGGTTCCGGCGCCGACTAAAACAGACGCCGTTACTGGAAAGTGGATCGTCGATAGTTGGAGGAGTAAGAATGCTTTGCAGCAGCCGGAATACCCGAATCTGGAGGAACTTGAATCGGTTCTCAAGACAATCGAGGCTTTCCCGCCTATTGTATTCTCTGGAGAGGCTAGGAATTTGGAGGAGAAGTTAGCGGATGCGGCTATGGGTAATGCTTTTCTTCTTCAAGGTGGGGATTGTGCTGAAAGCTTCAAAGAGTTTCATGCGAACAACATCCGTGATACTTTCAGAATTCTATTGCAGATGGGTGCTGTTCTGACCTTCGGCGGTCAAATGCCGGTTATTAAG GTCGGTCGGATGGCTGGTCAATTCGCAAAACCAAGATCGGATGCTTTCGAGGAGAAAGATGGTGTCAAGCTGCCGAGTTACAGAGGGGATAACATCAATGGTGATACATTCGATGAGAAATCGAGAATTCCCGACCCACAAAGGATGATCAGAGCTTATTGCCAATCTGCGGCTACTCTCAATCTCTTGAGGGCTTTTGCAACTGGAGGTTATGCAGCTATGCAACGTGTTACTCAGTGGAATTTGGATTTCACAGAGCACAGTGAACAGGGTGACAG GTATCGCGAATTGGCTAATCGGGTTGATGAAGCTTTAGGATTCATGGCTGCAGCCGGTTTGACAATGGATCATCCAGTTATGAGAACAACTGATTTCTGGACATCCCATGAATGTTTACTGCTTCCTTATGAACAGGCATTGACTCGGCTTGATTCGACTTCTGGCCTATACTATGATTGCTCTGCTCATTTCATATGGGTGGGTGAAAGAACTCGTCAATTGGATGGAGCCCATGTTGAGTTCTTGAGAGGAGTTGCTAATCCTCTTGGAATTAAG GTGAGTGACAAGATGAATCCTACTGATCTAGTGAAACTTATTGAGATATTGAACCCTGGAAATAAAGCGGGTAGAATCACAGTTATCGCGAGAATGGGTGCTGAAAATATGAGGGTGAAGCTTCCTCATCTTATTCGGGCGGTTAGAAGGGCAGGTCTAATCGTGACATGGGTCAGCGATCCGATGCATGGTAACACCATTAAGGCTCCTTGTGGTCTCAAAACTCGCCCATTCGATTCAATTCGG GCTGAAGTGAAAGCTTTCTTCGACGTGCATGATCAAGAAGGCAGCCACCCTGGAGGAGTCCATCTCGAGATGACTGGCCAGAACGTGACTGAGTGCATTGGAGGGTCAAGAACAGTTACTTTCGACGATCTTAGCTCCCGTTACCACACCCACTGCGATCCAAGATTGAACGCTTCTCAATCCTTGGAGCTTGCCTTCATCATTGCTGAGCGGCTTGGAAAGAGGCGGTTGGCTTTCAAGAACCAACCAGCTAATTAA